Proteins encoded by one window of Rutidosis leptorrhynchoides isolate AG116_Rl617_1_P2 chromosome 7, CSIRO_AGI_Rlap_v1, whole genome shotgun sequence:
- the LOC139859739 gene encoding uncharacterized protein — translation MVLVVVGSWRRLRAFAGGCWQKITTVADCLTLGMLESGGLLMSLENWRNDWLLYGLVLHLDLFGCCEFGSYIPAFPSSDTRRSYGKLRSCPSSSGAGRFIGPRSGNKLARPVRIRVGSWNVGTLTGKRECKVDILCVQETRWKGRGAARINDYKLWFSGSRVARNGVGIIIGPAYNEYVVDVGRRSDRIMSIRLAPHAGRGDAEKRHFWESLDEVVRMCPPDHRLLIGGDLNGHIGTVVEGFAGVHMGFGYGVRNEEGLSILKFTVAHDLAIVNSFFKKRDSQLATFHSGGHSTQIDYLLIRKGNLRTCGDCKVLTALTCSSQHRLLVMDLVLQRRATKSVRQVQPKILWKKLNGQKAETFRTSVVDSVDTELETVSNHDDDQMWNCLASTIRVVAKEVLGVAVGTFRGHRAVRESWWFSDEVQSKVALKQRRFRELITCGEGTPTDRIRAEERYKEVKREAKKAVAQAK, via the exons ATGGTGCTAGTGGTGGTTGGATCCTGGCGGCGGTTGCGTGCTTTTGCGGGCGGCTGCTGGCAGAAGATAACTACCGTTGCCGACTGCTTGACTCTAGGAATGCTTGAATCTGGGGGTTTGTTAATGTCCTTAGAAAATTGGCGAAATGACTGGCTCCTCTACGGTCTGGTTTTGCATTTGGATCTGTTCGGCTGCTGCGAGTTCGGTTCATACATTCCAGCTTTCCCGTCGTCAG ATACTAGACGTTCTTATGGTAAATTGAGGTCATGTCCTTCTAGTTCAGGGGCGGGTAGGTTTATAGGGCCTAGAAGCGGCAATAAGTTAGCGAGGCCTGTTAGGATTAGAGTGGGTAGTTGGAATGTGGGAACTTTGACCGGCAAGCGTGAATGCAAAGTGGACATTTTGTGCGTCCAAGAGACTAGATGGAAAGGTCGAGGGGCGGCTAGGATCAATGACTACAAGTTGTGGTTCTCGGGATCGAGAGTAGCTAGGAATGGGGTTGGAATCATTATTGGCCCAGCCTATAACGAGTATGTTGTGGATGTGGGTAGACGGAGCGACAGGATTATGTCGATTAGGCTG GCACCCCATGCGGGCCGTGGAGATGCTGAAAAGAGACATTTCTGGGAATCGTTAGACGAGGTTGTGAGGATGTGCCCCCCGGACCATCGATTACTAATTGGTGGAGATCTCAATGGCCATATAGGAACTGTTGTTGAGGGATTTGCGGGAGTTCATATGGGTTTTGGGTATGGAGTTAGAAATGAGGAAGGACTTTCTATTCTCAAATTTACTGTAGCCCACGATTTGGCAATTGTGAATTCGTTTTTCAAGAAGAGAGATTCTCAGTTAGCAACTTTTCATAGCGGGGGTCATAGTACCCAGATTGACTATTTGTTAATTCGCAAAGGGAATCTTAGGACTTGTGGAGATTGTAAGGTCCTGACTGCCTTGACATGCTCCTCCCAGCATAGATTGTTGGTCATGGATTTGGTTCTCCAGAGACGGGCCACCAAGAGTGTGAGACAAGTCCAACCTAAGATCTTGTGGAAGAAGTTAAACGGACAGAAGGCTGAGACCTTTAGAACATCGGTTGTAGATAGCGTGGATACAGAATTGGAAACGGTATCCAATCATGACGATGATCAGATGTGGAACTGTCTGGCGTCCACCATTAGAGTGGTAGCCAAGGAAGTCCTAGGTGTGGCTGTAGGTACATTTAGAGGCCATAGGGCTGTTAGAGAATCATGGTGGTTCAGTGACGAGGTTCAAAGCAAAGTTGCGCTTAAGCAACGAAGGTTTAGGGAGCTCATCACTTGTGGGGAGGGGACTCCGACGGATAGAATTAGGGCTGAAGAGAGATATAAAGAAGTcaaaagagaagctaagaaggctgtAGCCCAAGCAAAATAA